The genomic interval AACGTTTGCAGCATGGCCGGCGGCTTTGAGGCGTGGCGGCAGGTGTATGAGTCGGAATAGGGGTTTCGGGTTTCGAGTTTTGGGTTTCGTGTTCCAACCCGAAACTCGGAACGCGAAACTCGAAACGGCTTCGACCGAAGGGAGAAATTTACGTCGGTGATATTAGGCAGCGGCGATTACCGCTATGAAGTGATCGAGAGCTGGGGCAAGCTGCCGGACGGTTGGCACTTCAAAGAAGTTGCGGCGGTGGGCGTCGATAATCACGACAACGTCTATTGCTTTACCCGCGGCATTCATCCGGTGATTGTTTTCGACAAGAACGGCAACTTTGTGCGCTCGTGGGGCGAGGGGACGTTTAAGCGCGCCCACGGCGTGACCATGGCACCGGACGACACTATCTTTCTGACCGACGATGGCGATCATACGGTGCGCAAGTGCACGTTTGACGGCGAAGTCCTGATGACGCTGGGCATTCCCGGCAAGCCGGCGACCTATCAAGGCGGCGAGCCTTTCAACCGCTGCACCCACGTGGCGTTTTCGCCGCGCGGTGATATCTACGTCTCCGACGGCTATGGCAACTCGCGGGTGCACAAATATTCGCCCGACGGAAAGTTACTATTGTCGTGGGGCGAGTCCGGCTCCGATCCCGGGCAGTTCAACATCGTGCACAATATCTGCACCGACAAAGACGGCTGGGTTTACGTTGCCGATCGCGAGAACAATCGCGTGCAAGTGTTTGATGGCAACGGCAAGTACGAAACCCAGTGGAACAACATGCACCGGCCCTGCGCGCTCTACATGGATACGACCAAGCAAGAACCGATCTGCTACATCGGTGAGCTGGGACCGGGCTTGGGTGTGAACATGGAAGCGCCCAATCTCGGCAACCGGGTCGACATTTACGATAAACGCGGCAAGCGGCTGGCGCGCCTGGGTGACATTCGCGGCGGCGAAAAACCGGGCCAGTTCATCGCGCCGCATGGCATCGCGCTCAGCGCCGGCGGCGACATCTTTGTCGCGGAGGTGTCGTGGACCATCATGGGTCAGCGCCTGCAGCCGCCGCGCGAGCTGCGCAGTCTGCAGAAATTGAAAAAGTTAAGTTAAGAATATCTCGCGCAGAGGCGCGGAGGCCGCAGAGGATTTTGATTCGTAGGGGCAGGTTTGCAACCCGCCCGCGTTCCGCGTGTCAGAAAGGAGCTGCCGTATGCAAAGCAACGTCACACAACAACGCGTGCCGGTGCATGGCGATCAGGGCCACTGGGTGCACGTGAGCGAGAGCCCGCGTCATGTGCGGGTGTTCCTCGGCGGGGAGACGATTGCCAGCAGCAAGCGCGCCAAACTCGTGCGCGAGGCGGAAGTTTTGCCCTGTTATTACTTTCCCAAGGAAGATGTGCGGACCGAACTGCTATCGCTGGCCACCGAGATTAGTGAGTGCCCGCACAAGGGCACGGCAAACTACTATTCGATTCGCGCCGGCAGCAAAGTCGAAGAAGCCGGGGCATGGAGTTACCGAAATCCGTCGCCGGCTGCGAGCGCTATCAAAGATCATTTTGCTTTCGTTTGGCCCAAGATGGACAAGTGGATGGAAGAAGAGGAAGAACTTTACATCCACGCCCGCGACCCGTACAAGCGGGTCGATGCGATTCCGAGCGCGCGCCATGTGCGCGTCGTGATCGACGGCCAGACCGTCGCCGAAACGCGCCGGCCGTGCCTGGTTTTCGAGACTAACCATCCGGTGCGCTACTACATTCCGCAGGGCGACGTGCGGATGGATTTGCTGATTCGGTCTGCGACCAAATCGCGCTGTCCGTACAAAGGACCGGCGTCCTATTGGTCGGTGCAGCTTGGCAACGAGACCTTCAACGATCTTGTCTGGGGCTATCTAGACACCATTCCAGAGTGTCCCAAGATCAAAGGGCTCGTCTGCTTCTGGCATGAGCGCGGCTGCGATATTTACGTCGATGGTGAGTTGGTGGCGCAGCCACAAAATAAATGGGCGCGGCCGCTGCGGAGCTGATCGGCATAGCCGCAAAAAACGCAGAGAACGCAAAGGGGTGTGACCGTAGCGGCGCGATTCATCGCGCCCGACCTCGCAACAATGAAAGCCCTGCACTGGAACGGCAAAACACTGGCGCTGGAATCTTCCTATCCGACGCCATCTTCCATCCTCGATCCTTCATTCTCGTCATCAACAGCCCTCGTCAAAGTCCACCTCTCGGGCATCTGCTCCACCGATTTGCAAATCTTCAAAGGCTACATGGGCTTCACCGGTGTGCCCGGCCACGAGTTCGTCGGCACAGTGAGCGAGGGACCGAAAGATTGGCTCGGCAAGCGCGTCGTCGGTGAAATCAATTTCGCCTGCGGCCGCTGCGATTACTGCGCGCGCGACCTGGGGCGCCATTGCCCGACGCGCAGCGTTATGGGCATTCTCAACGCCGACGGGGCTTATGCGGAATATGTCTCGGTGCCGCTGAGCAATCTTCATGTTGTGCCCGATGGCGTTGTCGACGAAGATGCGGTGTTCACCGAGCCCTTGGCTGCGGCGTTTGAAATCTTGACGCAAGTGCAGGTCGATCACGGTCATGAAGTTCTAGTCATTGGCGACGGTAAGCTCGCGAACCTCTGTGCCCAGGTCCTGGCACGCACCGGCGCCAAGATAACTGCGCTTGGCAAGCACGAGGACAAACTCAAGTTGATTAAGCCAGCCGGCGTGCGGACGCTTCTCTTGAAGGATTGGCAAACACGCCAGTTCGAAATGGTCGTCGAAGCCAGCGGTTCAGCATCCGGTTTGGAACTGGCGCTCGCAGCGACTCGGCCGCGCGGCACGCTCGTGCTCAAAAGCACGATTGCCGGCGCCCATCAGGTCTCGCTGGCACCCGTCGTCATCAACGAGATCAATCTAATCGGCTCGCGCTGCGGGCCGTTTTCCGACGCATTAGCAGCTTTAGCGAAGCGCCAG from Deltaproteobacteria bacterium carries:
- a CDS encoding DUF427 domain-containing protein, with product MQSNVTQQRVPVHGDQGHWVHVSESPRHVRVFLGGETIASSKRAKLVREAEVLPCYYFPKEDVRTELLSLATEISECPHKGTANYYSIRAGSKVEEAGAWSYRNPSPAASAIKDHFAFVWPKMDKWMEEEEELYIHARDPYKRVDAIPSARHVRVVIDGQTVAETRRPCLVFETNHPVRYYIPQGDVRMDLLIRSATKSRCPYKGPASYWSVQLGNETFNDLVWGYLDTIPECPKIKGLVCFWHERGCDIYVDGELVAQPQNKWARPLRS